The following proteins come from a genomic window of Anguilla rostrata isolate EN2019 chromosome 17, ASM1855537v3, whole genome shotgun sequence:
- the s1pr2 gene encoding sphingosine 1-phosphate receptor 2, whose translation MTPCAHAPAMRNSKYQQYYNQSVIQVHYRLAKNLTQRELQVRMDSDAGLSGLNVFFVLICGIIILENLLVLVAVFRNKKFHSAMFFFIGNLAFSDLLAGSAYIANIFLSGPRTFRLVPVQWFIREGTAFIALAASVFSLLAIAIERYIAITKVKVYGSNKTCRMFLLIGTCWATSVVLGGLPIMGWNCMDALHECSTVLPLYSTRYIFFVVTIFSAILLSIVILYVRIYLIVRHSQQEAASSPAYALLKTVTIVMGVFIVCWLPAFSVLLLDTSCDMASCPVLSHADVFFGLATLNSALNPLIYTLRSKDMRREFLRVLCCWGLLHCGQTAHPCLLPLKSTSSMEHCTHKQEQQSTPIMQDCTSV comes from the coding sequence ATGACCCCGTGCGCGCACGCCCCTGCCATGAGGAACTCCAAGTACCAGCAGTACTACAACCAGTCGGTGATCCAGGTGCACTACCGCCTGGCCAAGAACCTGACGCAGAGGGAGCTGCAGGTGCGCATGGACAGCGACGCCGGCCTCAGCGGCCTCAACGTCTTCTTCGTGCTCATCTGCGGCATCATCATCCTGGAGAACCTGCTGGTGCTCGTCGCCGTCTTCCGCAACAAGAAGTTCCACTCCGCCATGTTCTTCTTCATCGGCAACCTGGCCTTCTCCGACCTGCTGGCCGGCTCCGCCTACATCGCCAACATCTTCCTGTCGGGCCCGCGGACGTTCCGGCTGGTGCCCGTGCAGTGGTTCATCCGCGAGGGCACGGCCTTCATCGCCCTGGCCGCCTCCGTCTTCAGCCTGCTGGCCATCGCCATCGAGCGCTACATCGCTATCACCAAGGTGAAGGTGTACGGCTCCAACAAGACGTGCCGCATGTTCCTGCTGATCGGCACCTGCTGGGCCACCTCGGTGGTGCTGGGGGGGCTGCCCATCATGGGCTGGAACTGCATGGACGCGCTGCACGAGTGCTCCACCGTGCTGCCGCTCTACTCCACCCGCTACATCTTCTTCGTGGTGACCATCTTCAGCGCCATCCTGCTGTCCATCGTCATCCTCTACGTGCGCATCTACCTGATCGTGCGCCACAGCCAGCAGGAGGCGGCCAGCTCGCCGGCGTACGCCCTGCTGAAGACGGTCACCATCGTGATGGGCGTGTTCATCGTGTGCTGGCTGCCCGCCTTCAGCGTGCTGCTGCTGGACACGTCGTGCGACATGGCGTCCTGCCCCGTGCTCTCCCACGCCGACGTCTTCTTCGGCCTGGCCACGCTCAACTCGGCGCTCAACCCGCTCATCTACACGCTGCGGAGCAAGGACATGCGGCGCGAGTTCCTGCGCGTGCTCTGCTGCTGGGGGCTGCTGCACTGCGGCCAGACCGCCCACC